Proteins encoded in a region of the Zea mays cultivar B73 chromosome 4, Zm-B73-REFERENCE-NAM-5.0, whole genome shotgun sequence genome:
- the LOC100281626 gene encoding 40S ribosomal protein S25-1, with protein sequence MAPKKDKAPPPSSKPAKSGGGKQKKKKWSKGKLKEKVNNAVLFDQATYDKLLSEVPKYKQITPSILSERLRINGSLARRAIKDLMARGLIRMVSVHSSQQIYTRATNT encoded by the exons ATG GCCCCGAAGAAGGACAAGGCCCCGCCGCCGTCGTCGAAGCCGGCCAAGTCCGGTGGTGGCAAGCAAAAGAAGAAG AAGTGGAGCAAGGGAAAGCTAAAGGAGAAGGTAAACAACGCGGTGCTGTTCGACCAGGCTACCTACGACAAGCTGCTCTCGGAGGTGCCCAAGTACAAGCAAATCACCCCTTCCATCCTCTCCGAGCGTCTGAGG ATCAACGGCTCCCTTGCTCGGAGGGCCATCAAGGACTTGATGGCGCGTGGCCTCATTCGGATGGTCTCGGTCCACTCAAGCCAGCAGATCTACACCAGGGCAACCAATACATAA